Proteins co-encoded in one Paracrocinitomix mangrovi genomic window:
- a CDS encoding toxin-antitoxin system YwqK family antitoxin codes for MNNSFAQEDEVDPNGYNVFFYKDGQKASEGYFKNGLPEGIWKSYHPNGQLKSIGKKEEGCSDSLWKFYDTNGLLTWTYNYENDKKNGCAVKYDSLGNVEIESYYVDDIKQGEEQWFFDTGELKQTVNYVNGEKSGLSVVYNEEGHVVEEEEYKDGYLRHKEKFNQLDEDGSKTGVWRTYHKNGTIATETNYKSGKKEGTLKEYDEYGKLININKMIGDSIASDPGGVVIIDLYKEYHPNGKVKLMGGLNKGLRSGIFREYDDEGNLIQGYIYQKDTLLSSGMVKAGGIFDGEWTTYYNDGTIKSKGPYKDGIKDGVWVYYYPNGKKEQEGAFKENVLSGRWVWYYENGRIKKEEFFNRTGELQGSMVEYDSLGNELTKGEYFNGKREGPWFYHVGDHKEVGSFSLGEKEGLWKSYYLNGKLAFEGEYVQGEPKGKHVYYHKNGLRKSYGKYAGGLKHGVWREFNTRGEQIEYIHYKHGEIKKINGCRVNEAEPEE; via the coding sequence GTGAATAATTCTTTTGCTCAAGAAGATGAAGTTGATCCGAACGGATATAATGTCTTTTTTTACAAGGATGGTCAAAAAGCAAGTGAAGGATATTTTAAGAATGGACTTCCTGAAGGAATTTGGAAAAGTTATCATCCTAACGGACAATTAAAATCAATAGGAAAAAAAGAGGAGGGTTGCTCGGACAGCTTGTGGAAATTTTATGATACCAACGGTTTATTAACATGGACCTACAACTATGAAAATGACAAAAAAAATGGTTGCGCCGTCAAATATGATTCTCTAGGTAATGTTGAAATAGAATCTTATTATGTGGATGATATTAAACAAGGAGAAGAACAGTGGTTTTTTGATACCGGAGAATTAAAGCAAACGGTTAATTATGTTAATGGTGAAAAATCAGGTTTAAGTGTGGTTTACAATGAAGAAGGTCATGTTGTTGAAGAAGAAGAATATAAAGATGGTTATTTAAGGCATAAAGAAAAATTCAATCAATTAGATGAAGATGGTTCAAAAACAGGTGTGTGGAGAACTTATCATAAAAATGGAACGATAGCTACTGAAACCAATTACAAGTCGGGGAAAAAAGAAGGTACCCTCAAAGAATATGATGAGTACGGAAAACTTATCAATATCAACAAAATGATTGGAGATTCAATAGCTTCTGATCCAGGAGGTGTAGTTATTATTGATTTATATAAAGAATATCATCCTAACGGAAAAGTGAAGTTAATGGGTGGATTAAATAAAGGGCTGCGTTCAGGAATATTCAGAGAGTATGATGATGAAGGTAATTTGATCCAGGGTTATATATATCAAAAAGATACTTTATTGTCTTCCGGAATGGTGAAAGCAGGAGGGATTTTTGACGGAGAATGGACAACTTACTACAATGACGGAACCATAAAATCAAAAGGACCTTACAAAGATGGTATCAAAGATGGGGTTTGGGTTTACTATTATCCTAATGGCAAAAAAGAACAAGAAGGGGCTTTTAAAGAAAATGTATTGAGCGGTAGATGGGTTTGGTATTATGAAAATGGAAGAATAAAAAAAGAGGAGTTTTTTAATAGAACAGGAGAGTTGCAAGGAAGTATGGTTGAGTATGACTCTTTAGGTAATGAATTAACTAAAGGTGAATATTTTAATGGAAAAAGAGAAGGACCTTGGTTTTATCATGTAGGTGATCATAAAGAAGTAGGTTCATTTTCATTAGGTGAAAAAGAAGGTTTATGGAAATCGTACTATTTAAATGGGAAGTTGGCATTTGAAGGAGAATATGTTCAGGGTGAGCCAAAAGGAAAGCATGTTTATTACCATAAAAACGGTTTGAGAAAGTCATATGGTAAATATGCTGGTGGATTAAAACATGGTGTTTGGCGAGAATTTAATACTAGAGGGGAACAAATAGAGTACATTCACTATAAACATGGTGAAATCAAAAAGATTAATGGTTGTAGGGTAAACGAAGCAGAACCAGAAGAATGA